The window agctaacgttagttagcctGGTGAAGTGATTATGCTAATTTGTATGTGTTGTTTGTTGGCAACCTTGTACTTTCCAAagtttttggaacagattcctgttggaacaATAGCCAACtcttggttgacactaaattttaatttccattcactttaagctacaagcacccgcactgttgattctgaaagcctgagggcagattttagacccctagCAACACATGATgactgaatatgattggataaaatatctaaaataaagaccagccctccaaatctcaacctggggctggaagcagtgcaaccaagaggaacgctatgaaatgaagagtgtaactcttactctggggaataatttaatacatatttgtgggaaaatatatttaaaaaaatatatattctgatgatgtttaggccagcagagaaggccttgctggccctgacggcccaccactgctttcaactgtacattttttgGGTGACACGTTATGACGTTATAATTACTTGCATTTTCTTCCATCCAAGtatttttgtcagccatctttgctgaagaagGTCTCCAACCTTGGGTCACATAGCATCAAATTAATCAggggaaccactcgatatgattggtcatcgcCCAGCGGTCGCCGCTGGTGATTTCCATAACCACCAGCGAGAGGAATAGAGGCCCAACTCAAAAACACAAAAGAAAACGTCTCCTTTCAGCAGGGGACATTTTTCGTTTGTTTCGCCCACCAAGCAAGGCGATTTTTATGGAGGACAATAAAAATGTCGAATTTGGTCATCAAaaaatgtatggattattttctAAGTGAGGTTTATTTGATTGAATATAAGTTTATAAGAAAGCAGTGACATACCAGCAACTTTAAGgaaaaaaacactttatatcggAGATGTCTTCAGATGGCTATGCATATTAATGAGATGTGGCTCGAATCATAACATCTCTCTCCATTCAGTACAGGCGGTTGACGTCAACAACCCTCATTgaatatttaaaaatgtattacaataatgagatgtatTCACCAGTTCAAAGAAAGGGTAGGCGGGAGCTAGACAGCCTGCCGTGCCGCTTtgtggacaacgactcccattgtggCGGAGAAACATGTATAttgtcagtatatccataatctttgGTACAGCACAGACGACTTAGCTCCGTAGTCAAACGGCAGAAAACAACCAACAGAACTAAGCTTTCAATATTCGGGCAGATTGTTTTTTGCTTGGAGGGGGAATCACGTTGGCTGTTTTACGAATGTTATGCATGCGTCTCTAACTTGTGTTTCAGGTCGCTTATTTAAAAGAATACTTGTTTTTTTCTGGTAAACTGTTGCGATTTATGGTCGTTTTCAAATGTGCAAGAACATGTCAAATGTTAGTCTTTCGAATGGGAGTCCGACGTTGGAAATGGTGGATCCGCGTCCGACGAATCACACGAAGCCCCCGATTCGCAGAAATCTTTTCGGACCGGTAGATCACGACAACTTTAGGAGGGAGTGTTTGGTTCAAATTAAAGAGATGGAGAAGGCTTCTATTGACAAATGGAATTATGATTTCCAAAACAGCAAGCCCCTTTCCCAGGGAGATTATAAATGGGAACCCATGAAAAGCAGTGACCTGCCTGACTTTTACAGCAGACCACCTCACAAGCGAGTCTTGTCGTCTGGAAATGTGGACCATAACGGGAATCATGATTACCGAGTCCGACCGAGCTGTCTTACGAACGGGGCTGAGCTATCCGAGGAGACTGAGAGCGAGAGGCAGACGCATTGTCATCACTCTCACAACCGGGCAAGGAAAAGACCTGCAAATCCAGGTAAATTATGCAGTTTTGAAAATTGACTTGAGGATTTTAGAGTTAACCAATCGAAAACAATTCAGCCAGTCTCCATCGCACAATATGCCACAGTCGAATTAAATTGTTACAATCTGCGAAATTGTATAAAAATTCTGCTTCACTGCACTGATACAATGTCGCAGAAAGCCTATACATTGTACCCCTCATCTCTAGATTCCGTCGACACTTTCTTTCCAGGAAGACACACTTTGTGTGTCAAGCTATTTAACACTTTGATTTCTTCCTCGTCTTGTGTTTTGAATGTTTGTTCTGCTCTGACCTAATGAATAGCCTGATTATATAACCACTTGGCTGTTTCGCTTGATGATAAATTTAATTTCTGAACTATTCAACAGGGCGGGAAATTAGCTTTTGGCAATAAACTGTTTACTGACATATctttaaattgtgttttttcaGAACCCCAAAGTACTGGTAAAAAG is drawn from Oncorhynchus masou masou isolate Uvic2021 unplaced genomic scaffold, UVic_Omas_1.1 unplaced_scaffold_43___fragment_2___debris, whole genome shotgun sequence and contains these coding sequences:
- the LOC135539294 gene encoding cyclin-dependent kinase inhibitor 1B-like produces the protein MCKNMSNVSLSNGSPTLEMVDPRPTNHTKPPIRRNLFGPVDHDNFRRECLVQIKEMEKASIDKWNYDFQNSKPLSQGDYKWEPMKSSDLPDFYSRPPHKRVLSSGNVDHNGNHDYRVRPSCLTNGAELSEETESERQTHCHHSHNRARKRPANPEPQSTGKKSHSSEEDEVVSKSVEQKRFQDT